Proteins encoded by one window of Dioscorea cayenensis subsp. rotundata cultivar TDr96_F1 chromosome 6, TDr96_F1_v2_PseudoChromosome.rev07_lg8_w22 25.fasta, whole genome shotgun sequence:
- the LOC120263146 gene encoding putative uncharacterized protein DDB_G0274435 has translation MSEQTIDEAESLLTHEVASLDPLKLFNKIIALDDVNEDNGYKLLNQNEHEINTERKDSISACSTSSLIDDNSEICSKPQSNGTTKTESFTIMQVTSSSSTKAGSESTKKEFLGFFLMMHLSKQKVEKSEKKFIERQQQQQQQQQQQQREKKRRKLLIEDDDVEDNDHKSMNQNEQRIETQIQEDSICPCSSSVTENNSEKCSKPQKSQSCEVTSSNTTKQDQNQQKVCLASLDDASLQAKLENSKRKLIERQQQEEKKRRKIQIIKPLADLPKQEQQQIRKQSPFKPKKKLGVIIRC, from the exons ATGAGTGAG CAG ACAATTGATGAAGCAGAGAGCTTGCTCACTCATGAAGTTGCATCGCTTGATCCTCTTAAG cttttcaacaaaatcattgCTCTTGATGATGTTAATGAAGACAATGGTTACaagcttttgaatcaaaatgagcATGAGATTAACACTGAAAGGAAGGACTCTATTTCTGCATGTAGTACCAGTTCACTCATTGATGACAATTCAGAAATATGCTCAAAACCTCAAAGTAATGGAACAACCAAAACTGAAAGTTTCACAATTATGCAAGTCACTAGCTCCAGTTCAACAAAAGCAGGATCAGAATCAACAAAAAAGG AGTTTCTTGGCTTTTTCTTGATGATGCATCTCTCCAAGCAAAAGGTGGAGAAATCCGAGAAGAAGTTCATTGagagacaacaacaacaacaacaacaacaacaacaacaacaacgag aaaaaaagaggagaaaattATTGATTGAAGACGATGATGTTGAAGACAATGATCACAAGTCTATGAACCAAAATGAGCAGaggattgaaactcaaattcaaGAGGACTCTATTTGTCCATGTAGTAGTTCAGTCACTGAGAACAATTCAGAGAAATGCTCAAAACCTCAGAAATCACAATCATGTGAAGTCACTAGCTCTAATACAACAAAGCAggatcaaaatcaacaaaag GTATGCTTGGCCTCTCTTGATGATGCATCCCTCCAAGCAAAGCTAGAGAACTCTAAGAGGAAGCTCATTGAGAGACAACAACAAGAAG aaaagaagaggagaaaaatacaaattattaaaCCACTGGCCGATCTTccaaaacaagaacaacaacaaattagAAAACAAAGTCCATTCAAACCAAAGAAAAAGCTTGGAGTGATAATCAGATGCTAG